One genomic segment of Nothobranchius furzeri strain GRZ-AD chromosome 10, NfurGRZ-RIMD1, whole genome shotgun sequence includes these proteins:
- the zbtb21 gene encoding zinc finger and BTB domain-containing protein 21, with protein sequence MESLVHYSNPPHALSVLGVLNEQRLQGHMCDVVLVVADQRYRAHKSVLAASSEYFQTLFSRTDAESPEVVNLDFCEPDAFEIVLNYIYSSCLFVDKGSLAAIQELGYSLGIPFLTNIVSTRPHASYCVSRKRLSFSEGDENDAQTRSVIVCRVQNNSVPLYFSNYQGKTLERSSSSSSPFTREAALPPPEHKSNESGRKCSEMSRLSERKSSYPYASILKENSSHISSVRPQLTSSVSFSDAEGQHVQPLSGIGMKEDNDELELHYHNRVPPQAQSAELSQTPDRSGPLIKSLLRRSLSMDSPVPVFSPTLELKDLQNREQSVVKMASKASGSETFSHNGSSSRASSLVLRSKPPGRFDKETQVEDLSVKAEPSSPLADPMDIIRITVGDTLPVSLKNLQNNFCQGSRADFSPLGKRKEWADNRRYPFKKSKFFKEDAVSLDANVSEPAPQHAPDQSNGEPPANKVYKCWNCLKVFRSSTGLHRHVNMYHNPEKPYACDICHKRFHTNFKVWTHCQTQHGVVQNPASSSTSSVLDEKFQKKLIDIVREREIKKALLWKLKRNKQSLQPPLAKKRARSNFICPYCGKVFLFQSQYRQHLRTHPADRNERDVEREGALYPERDEIIQQNTDTGVYTCRLCNVRLSSPLEQGDHERGCRHATVCPYCGLRFSSPGVKKDHEAHCKYKKLTCLECMRTFKSSFSIWRHQVEVHNQNMMTSKNQIQPKLQESNKEKPKFLREEPYSNDPASGGRFGQNMTYSDSSGPPMYDSEDSLSYAPEDLSMGHQGNLVVKEEPFEEAVSERDNTEAAKAGLEEPGVWPCEKCGNLFSSRKDLERHQELLCLIKPFICHICNKAFRTNFRLWSHFQSHMSTSNEPGAKEMDRHPPSASPSPPLTPKTSEHLPVQAAPVAAVVTEESSSPEPCSSLPSTTARPEAEPGSHGSPSKSNSLENPAGPPESDTLFYHAPSLSALTFKRQYMCKLCHRTFKTAFSLWSHEQSHSHI encoded by the coding sequence ATGGAGAGCCTGGTGCACTACAGTAACCCGCCCCACGCCCTCTCTGTGCTGGGGGTCCTCAACGAGCAGCGGCTGCAGGGCCACATGTGTGACGTGGTTCTAGTGGTGGCCGACCAAAGGTACCGGGCCCATAAGAGCGTTCTCGCTGCCAGCAGTGAGTACTTCCAAACTCTTTTCTCACGGACGGACGCCGAGTCGCCGGAAGTGGTAAACCTGGACTTCTGTGAGCCCGACGCCTTTGAGATTGTTCTCAACTACATCTACTCCTCCTGTCTGTTTGTGGACAAAGGCAGCCTGGCAGCCATCCAGGAGCTGGGATACAGCCTTGGAATTCCCTTCCTCACCAACATCGTGTCAACAAGGCCGCATGCTTCCTACTGCGTGTCCAGAAAAAGGCTCTCATTCTCAGAGGGGGACGAGAACGACGCCCAAACAAGGAGCGTCATTGTGTGTCGGGTCCAGAACAACTCAGTCCCTCTCTACTTCTCAAATTATCAGGGAAAAACTTTGGAGagatcatcatcgtcgtcatctcCCTTCACTCGAGAGGCAGCTCTGCCTCCACCAGAACACAAATCAAACGAGTCCGGCAGGAAGTGTTCAGAAATGAGCCGCCTGTCAGAGAGGAAGTCCAGCTATCCGTATGCCTCCATATTAAAGGAAAACTCCTCACACATTTCATCCGTCAGGCCACAGCTGACATCCTCCGTGTCTTTTAGCGATGCTGAGGGTCAGCACGTACAGCCGCTGTCCGGTATTGGCATGAAGGAGGACAACGATGAGCTGGAGCTCCACTATCATAATAGAGTCCCCCCTCAGGCCCAGTCCGCTGAGCTGAGCCAGACCCCCGACAGGAGCGGCCCGCTCATCAAAAGCCTCTTACGGAGATCCTTATCCATGGACAGCCCCGTTCCAGTTTTCTCTCCCACGCTGGAGCTGAAGGATCTTCAAAACCGAGAGCAGTCGGTCGTCAAAATGGCCTCCAAGGCTTCTGGATCAGAAACCTTCTCCCACAATGGCAGCTCAAGCAGAGCGTCCTCTCTGGTTCTCAGGTCCAAGCCCCCCGGCAGGTTTGATAAAGAAACTCAGGTAGAGGATCTCAGTGTGAAGGCTGAGCCCAGCAGTCCACTCGCTGACCCCATGGACATTATTCGGATCACAGTGGGAGACACTTTGCCGGTCAGTCTGAAAAACCTGCAGAATAATTTCTGCCAAGGCTCCAGGGCCGACTTTAGTCCACTGGGAAAACGGAAAGAATGGGCCGACAACAGGAGGTACCCGTTCAAGAAGAGCAAGTTCTTTAAAGAAGACGCTGTTTCACTTGATGCTAACGTGTCCGAGCCTGCACCCCAGCACGCCCCCGATCAGAGCAACGGGGAACCTCCTGCCAACAAGGTGTACAAATGCTGGAACTGTTTAAAGGTTTTCCGGTCCAGCACCGGATTACATCGTCACGTAAACATGTATCACAACCCCGAGAAGCCGTACGCGTGCGACATCTGCCATAAGCGCTTCCATACCAACTTCAAAGTGTGGACTCACTGTCAGACCCAGCATGGTGTGGTTCAGAACCCGGCATCGTCCTCCACCTCGTCAGTGCTGGATGAGAAGTTTCAGAAGAAGCTGATCGACATCGTGAGAGAGAGGGAAATAAAAAAAGCGTTGCTCTGGAAGCTGAAGAGGAACAAGCAGAGTCTGCAGCCTCCACTTGCTAAAAAGAGAGCCAGGTCTAACTTCATTTGTCCTTATTGTGGCAAAGTTTTTCTGTTCCAGTCTCAGTACAGGCAGCATTTACGGACCCATCCAGCTGACAGGAACGAGCGGGATGTGGAGCGGGAAGGCGCGCTCTACCCGGAGCGGGATGAGATCATTCAGCAGAACACGGACACAGGTGTCTACACCTGcaggctctgcaacgtcagactgtCGTCGCCGCTGGAGCAGGGGGACCACGAGAGGGGCTGCAGGCATGCCACCGTGTGTCCTTACTGTGGTCTCCGTTTCTCCAGTCCGGGTGTCAAGAAGGATCACGAGGCTCACTGCAAGTACAAGAAACTGACATGTCTGGAATGCATGCGCACCTTCAAATCCTCCTTCAGCATATGGCGCCACCAGGTGGAGGTCCACAACCAGAACATGATGACTAGTAAAAACCAGATTCAGCCCAAGCTACAGGAGAGcaacaaagaaaagcccaagttccTCCGGGAGGAGCCTTACAGCAACGACCCCGCTTCAGGTGGGCGGTTCGGACAAAACATGACTTACAGTGACTCCTCAGGTCCACCCATGTATGACTCGGAGGACTCCTTGTCCTACGCTCCTGAGGATCTGAGCATGGGCCACCAAGGGAACCTGGTGGTGAAGGAGGAGCCTTTTGAGGAAGCAGTGAGTGAGAGGGACAACACGGAGGCTGCAAAAGCCGGGCTGGAAGAACCCGGCGTGTGGCCCTGTGAGAAGTGTGGGAACCTCTTCAGCTCTCGTAAAGACCTAGAGCGCCACCAGGAGCTACTGTGCCTCATAAAGCCCTTCATCTGTCACATCTGCAACAAAGCCTTCAGGACCAACTTCCGCCTTTGGAGCCACTTCCAGTCTCACATGTCCACTTCAAACGAACCTGGAGCCAAAGAAATGGACAGGCACCCACCGTCTGCGTCTCCCTCCCCACCTCTGACTCCTAAAACCTCCGAGCACCTCCCCGTACAGGCGGCACCAGTGGCAGCTGTGGTCACAGAGGAGTCCAGCAGCCCAGAACCCTGCAGCTCCTTGCCCAGCACAACAGCGAGACCCGAGGCTGAGCCAGGCAGCCACGGTTCCCCATCCAAATCCAACAGCCTGGAGAACCCCGCTGGACCTCCGGAGTCCGACACGCTCTTCTACCACGCTCCGTCGCTGTCCGCCCTGACCTTTAAGAGGCAGTACATGTGTAAACTCTGTCACAGAACCTTCAAGACGGCCTTCAGCCTGTGGAGCCACGAGCAGAGCCACAGCCACATCTGA
- the atg101 gene encoding autophagy-related protein 101: protein MNCRSEVLEVTVEARQVEEAMLALLHTVLLHRSTGKFHYKKEGTYSIGTVGTRDIDCDFIDFTFVRVSSEELDRVIRKAVSEFKEALSNSGSDGMGQISLEFYQKKKSRWPFSDECIPWEVWSIKVNVVNLANEQERQICREKVGEKLGEKVINVVEVINRHEYLPKMPTQSEVDNVFDTSLKDVQPYLYKITYQITDTLGTSVGTTMRRLIKDTLAL from the exons ATGAATTGTCGCTCGGAGGTTCTCGAGGTGACGGTGGAGGCTCGGCAGGTGGAGGAAGCGATGCTAGCCCTCCTCCACACCGTTTTACTTCACCGCAGCACCGGAAAGTTTCACTACAAGAAGGAGGGCACCTACTCCATCGGTACCGTGGGCACTCGGGACATCGACTGTGACTTTATCGACTTCACATTCGTCAGGGTGTCCTCGGAGGAGCTGGACAGGGTCATCCGGAAAGCGGTGTCTGAATTCAAG GAGGCTTTAAGCAACTCTGGCAGTGACGGCATGGGCCAGATCTCCTTGGAGTTCTACCAAAAGAAGAAGTCTCGCTGGCCCTTCTCGGATGAGTGCATCCCCTGGGAGGTGTGGAGCATCAAAGTCAACGTGGTCAACCTGGCTAATGAGCAGGAGAGACAGATCTGCAGGGAGAAAGTGGGAGAAAAGCTGGGGGAGAAGGTCATCAATGTTGTTGAAGTCATAAATCGCCACGAGTACCTGCCAAAGATGCCCACGCAGTCCGAAGTAGACAATGTTTTTGACACCAGTCTTAAAGATGTGCAGCCGTACCTTTACAAAATCACTTACCAGATCACTGACACACTGGGCACGTCTGTTGGCACCACCATGAGGAGGCTGATTAAAGACACTCTGGCGCTGTAG